The nucleotide window CTTTCCGCGGGTGGCCTGGAACTTTGCCTTTACCGTGCTGGTGGTGTTGTTGCTGGCGTGGCTGTCGGTGCAGGGGTACAGCGTTCATGCCATCTACTTCGTTAAATACCCTATTTCCCAGGATCTGCTGTCCTACTACTGGATTGCCAGTACCGTGGCCTTCATGGTGCCCTTCATCACGGTGGTTATCATTCTGGTGGCCTTGCTGCTGCGTCGCTGGGCCTATCGGGAGGCGCAGGTCCGGGATCAGGCACTGCATGATCCCCTGACCGGTCTCGCCAACCGTCGTGAATTGTTTGTGCGCTTCGGCAACGAACTGGCCCGTGCGCGCCGCACGGAGCAGCCGTTGGGGGTGTGCCTGATGGATCTGGATCACTTTAAGCGTATCAATGATACATACGGACACGGGATCGGAGATGAGGTGCTGGTGAGGGTGGCGGAGGTGCTCCGTCACTGCCTGCGTGAAACCGATCTGGTAGGGCGTATTGGCGGGGAAGAGTTTGTGCTGTTGCTGCCGGACACAGAGCTTGGCGGCGTGGAAAGTGTCATCGAGCGCTGCCGGGCCAGTATTGAGCGTTCACCGGTCACGCTGGAAGACGGTTCACCGTTACTGGTATCCGCCAGCTTTGGTGTGGTGATCTATGAAAACGGGGAGGAAATCAGCGCCAACGAGCTGATCTCCCGAGCCGACGAAATGCTCTATCGAGCCAAGGCCGCCGGGCGCAACCGGGCGGAGTTCTGGTCCGGTGGCGCCGTTGCCGCCTGCTGAGATCGAGTGATTCCCGCCGAGGCTTAATCCATTCCTGCCAGTAGAGTGTTGATGGCCCGGGCAAACACCACCGGGGAATCTTCCTGAAGAAAGTGCCCTCCCACCAGGGTCTGATGCGGCTGCCCCTTGGCCCCGGGAATACGCTCCTGCATGTACTTATCGCCCCCCCGGGTAATGGGATCGCCATTGCTGAAGGTGGTGAGGAAAGGTTTCTCCCATTTCTCCAGCACTTTCCAGGCCGCCCGGTTGGCCTCGCTGGCCGGATCATTCGGGGTCACCGGTACCAGTTTCGGAAAGGCTCGTGCGCCCGCCTTGTACTTGCGATTCGGGAAGGGCGCATCGTAGGCACGGCGCTCGTCCGGGCTCAGCTTGCGGAAGGTGGCGGAGTCGAGGATACGGGCAACCGGAAAAATCGGGCTGTAGATGGCGAAATTTTTCCACAGATGGAACGCCTTCGGGACTTGCTGGTCGCCGGTGGGCAGCATGCCGTTACCCACGACAATGGCCCGGAAGCGATCCGGATTTTCTGCCGCCAGCCGTAAGCCCAGCAGTGATCCCCAGTCCTGACAGACCAGTGTGATGTCGGTTAGCTGCAGTTGCTCCAGCAGGGACTGCAGCCAGTCCATGTGGCTCTGGTAGCTATAGGCGTTGATGTCGGTGGGCTTGTCGGACTTGCCGAACCCGATCAGATCCGGGGCGATTACGCGATGCCCGGCGGCGGCACAGATCGGGATCATGTGCCGATACAGATAAGACCAGGAGGGCTCTCCGTGAAGCATCAGGATGGGTTTGGCGTCAGCGGGCCCTTCATCCAGGTAGTGCATGCGCAGGCCGTCCACCTCCACATAGTGGGGGGCGAAGGGGTAGTCCAGCAGGCGTTCAAAGCGGCTATCAGGGGTGCGCAGGTAATCCATGAAAACTCCTGGAGGTCAGTACCTGCCTATTGATGCCACAAATGTGCCTGTCATGACAGGCCAGTCGCTTGCTGGTTTGCTGATCAGTTGTTGCCATATCGCTTGAGGCGCGCAGGGCATTTCGCTACTGTGGCCGACCCTCCGTGTTTTGGTGGCGCCTTTTCTCGCCCCCGCTATTGGATACAAGACTATGTGGATCAAGAACCTGATTGTGTATCTGGGCGATGAGCCCTTTTCCTTCTCCGTGGCAGAGCTGGATGAGATTCTCTCCAATCATCGCTGCCAGCCCTGCGGCAGCCAGACCTTGCGCTCAGAGGGCTTTGTACCGCCTCTGAAAGGCCAGGATCCCATGGCCTATGCCGTGGATGGATTCATCTATTGCACCTATCAGGAAACGTCCCGTCTGTTGCCTGGTCCGGTGATCAAGGAACTACTGGATGAGAAGGTGGAGTACATCCAGGAAGAAGAAGGCCGTAAAGTGGGCCGCAAGGAAAAGGCCGAGCTGAAAGAACAGATTACCTTTGAACTGATGCCACGCGCCTTTACCCGCTCCCGTCGCACCAACCTGTTGATCGATACCCAGCGCAAGCGTGTGCTGGTGGATGCCTCCTCAGCCACCCGCGCCGAAGAAGTCGTTGCCTGCCTGCGCAAGGCCATTGGCACTTTGCCGGTGGCCTATCCAGCCCCCAACTCGGCCCCTTACACCAGCTTCAGCAACTGGCTGCGCGATACCAAGCTGCTCCCGGAAGGCTTCACTCTGGGTGACCGCTGTGAACTGAAGGGGGTAAAGGATGAAGGCGCTGCGGTAAAGTTCACCGCCGTGGATCTGGGTCAGGAAGAAATCCTCGCGCATCTGGAAACCGGCATGGTGGTCACCCGTATCAACCTGGCCTGGCAGGATAATCTGGAGCTGGACGTGAATGACAAGCTGGAGATCAAGCGCATCAGGGCGCTGGATCTGCTGCAGGAAAATATCGACAGCCTGGATGCCGACGATGCAGTCGCTGAACTGGAAGCGCGTATCAGCCTGCAGGGCAGTGTGTTGCGCGAGGCGCTGGACGGGCTATTCGGGTATTTCGAGGTGAATCCGGCTTAACAGCAGAAGCGAGTAACGAGTTTCGAGTTGCGAAAAACACAAGATTAAGGAAAAACCCTTCGCCTATGGCCGGGCCGGGTTTTGCTCTTCGAAACTCGAAACTCGAAACTCGAAACTCGAAACTCGCTGAGTCTGACGACTAACGCTTTTTAGTCATCACTGTCGTTAACGTCCTTCTGGTCCTTATCCAGCTTCACCGGTGACGTGTCGTTGCACCCCGGTTCCTGCAGGTAGGTGCGGGTCACATCCAGGTAGCCCAGGTGGGCGATGGTGCGGCGTCCCAGCAGTACCGGATAGAGCATGTCGGAGCGGTCGTTCAGGGTGAACTGCTCTTCGTAGACGGTGTCGCCCATACACAGCTGCATCAGCACCACCGGGCGGCGATCCTCACCACCGGCACCACGAATCAGCACCTTGCGATAACGCGGTTTCTCGAACGTCCTGGACACCTGCTTTCCGGTGGCCTGATCTTTCACATTGACTGTGAAGCGCACCCACTTGTCACCCTCACGCTCAAACACCTTGATGTCGGTGGCATGAAGGGAAGAGGTCAGGGCGCCGCTGTCCAGCTTGGCTTTCAGTTTCACCCCCCAGGGCATCAGGGTGGTGCGCTCGACCCAGCCAAACACGTTCTTGCTCTCTTCAGCCTTGCGGGCCATGGCTTGGCTGGTGCTGCACATCAGGAGCAGGGAGATCAGGGCAATGACGGGTTTCTGCATACGTTCCTCTAGACCGGTTTGAGCATTGGTTGGCCATTGTGACTGATGTCGGCGGGCTGTGTTCCCCGACAGGCCGGTTGAGCCAATCGCCAGCCGCACTATTTAACGGTTTTTTGCACAGGGTACCATTCCTGTTTGATCCAGGGTGCCTGGAGACGACGAATGCGGAGCAGGAATATGAACAACAAGCTCTCCCCCCCGGCCATTGGCCTGTTACTGGGTGAAAGCCGCGCCATGCTGTCCTATGGCCGTTATCTGGTCAGAGGTCTGGGCCATCGACAGCTGCCCACCGGGAACGGCCAGCCGGTGCTGGTGCTGCCTGGTTTCGGCGCCAGTGATGTGAGTACCCGGCCCCTGCGGCGCAGCCTGGGCCGGCTGGGTTACAGCAGCTATGGCTGGGCCCAGGGCACCAATACCGGCATGAACAGCAAGCGCCGCGACATGTTGGTGACCCAGTTGCACGCCATTCACGCCCGTCATGGCCAGCCGGTGACCCTGGTTGGCTGGAGCCTCGGCGGCGTATTCGCCCGTGAATTGGCGCGGGTGTTTCCGGAGCGGGTCAGCCAGGTGTTCACTTTGGGCAGCCCCATCAATGGCGACCCGGAGGCCAACAATGTGTCGGCCTTGTTCAAGCTGTTCAATCCAAAGCATCAGAACCCGGACCGAGAGGCCTTCTTCGAGCGTATCCCGGCGCCGCCGGTTCCTTGCACGGCCATCTATACTCGCCAGGACGGCATTGTGAGTTGGCGGTGTTGCCTGGAGAATGACGGCCCCATGACCGAGAACGTTGAAGTGACAGGCACCCATGTGGGCCTGCCCTGGAACCCCCAGGTGCTGGCGGCCATTGCCGAGCGCCTGGCACGAGGAGCATGAAGTGACGGAACTGAAGCCTGGCCGCTATCGCCACTACAAGGGAAATGATTACCAGGTGATTGGGCTGGCCACCCATTCAGAAACTGAAGAAGTCCTGGTGGTTTACCATCCGCTGTACGGCGACCGGGCACTGTGGGTGCGCCCGCTGACCATGTTCACCGAAACCGTGGAGAAGGATGGGCAGGTGATTCCGCGCTTTGCGTGGATTGCCGACGAGTAGCTCCCCCCTTGACGCTGCCGTGAGAGTGTCGCTGCCGGTGCGATGATGGTGGCGCAGTATCGAGTTGCGAGGAGCGAGATGCGAAAATCAAAACCTCACAGCCCTGGCCGGTTTGTGATTTTCGCATCTCGCGTCTGGTCACTCGTTGCTTGTCTGTCACCAGCGCGCCGTCGGTAAGTCTCCCTCAGACGGTGAGGTGCGTTTAGCAAGCCATCCCCATCGATACCCGCTACAATGCCCCCTCAACCCCGGAGCCCTATCCCATGTCCACCTTTGCAGATCTCAATCTTCATGAGCGCCTGGTGCGCGCCCTGACCGAACTGGAAATCACTGAACCGACCCCGGTGCAGTCGGCAGCGATTCCCGAGGCGCTGGCAGGACATGATCTGCGGGTAATTGCCCGGACCGGCAGCGGCAAGACCGCGGCCTTCCTGCTGCCCTTGCTGCACGGTCTGTTGCAGCACTCTCGTCCGCGTACCGATACCCGCGCCCTGATTTTGCTACCCACCCGCGAGCTGGCCCAGCAGACGCTCAAGCAGGTGGAGGCACTGGCCCGGTACACCTTTATCAAGGCGGAACTGGTCACCGGCGGTGAGGACTTCAAGGTGCAGGCGGCCAACATGCGTCGCAACCCCGAGATCCTCATCGGCACGCCGGGGCGTCTGATCGAGCATCTGGAGGCGGGTAACCTGATGCTGGGGGATCTGGAAGTGCTGGTGCTGGATGAGTCCGACCGCATGCTGGACATGGGCTTCAGCGAGGATGTGATGCGACTGGCCGCGCTGTGTCCGGAAGAGCGCCAGACGCTGTTGTTCTCAGCCACCCGTGGCGGCAATGCCATGGACCGTGTCGCACAGAACGTGCTGCGTGAGCCAAAGTTCCTGTTGCTCGATACCGTGCGTGATCTCAACGAATCCATTCGCCAGCAGATCATCACCGTGGATGATGTGGCGCACAAGGAACGCCTGGTGCAGTGGTTGCTGGCCCACGAGACCTATGACAAGGCGGTGATTTTTACCAACACCCGTGAGCAGGCCGACCGACTCGGCGGCGTATTGCGCACGCCAAGCTTGAAGGTGTTCGTACTCCACGGCGAGAAAGACCAGAAGGATCGCAAGCTGGCCATGGACCGCCTCAAGGATGGCGGTGTGCGCGTGCTGGTGGCCACCGATGTGGCGGCCCGCGGTATTCATGTGGATGGCCTGGATCTGGTGATCAACTTCGACATGCCGCGCAGCGGGGATGAATACGTTCACCGTATCGGCCGTACCGGCCGGGTGGGCGGTGAAGGCACTGCGATCTCGTTGATTCCTGCCCACGAATGGAACCTGATGGCGAGCATCCAGCGTTATCTTCGGCAGAATTTCGAGTTCCGCATCGTCGAAGAGCTGAAAGGCAAGTTCCTCGGCCCGAAGAAGTTGAAGGGCAATGGCAAGGCGGCGGGCAGCAAGAAGAAAAAGCTGAAGAAAAAGACCGATGGCAAGAAAGGTGGCAAGAAGCCGCTGAAGAAAAAAGTGTCGCCGAAGAAAGCCGATGGCCCGCGCAAAAGCCGGCCTGACGTCCCGGATACCAAGGGCGGCTTCGCCACCGTCAAGAAGCGCAAGAACCCGGGCTCGATCGATTAAGGCAGTTAACAGTTAACAGTGAATAGTGAATAGTGAATAGCGGCGCGATAGCGCGCGGTTGTTGTTTCAACGTAAGAGGCCGCGCCCAAGCTTTGGGCGCGGCCTCTTACGTTAAAGACACAAGGAAATGGTTCCCCTGAGTTGAGCTTTTCTAGGAACGTAGCGTAGCGAATAACAGGTGTTCCTACAGTGTCTTCAGGTGTTGCAGGAGGCGCCTTCGTCTGGTCGCGGCCTCTCCCCTCTCAGCCATCCCGAAAACAGAACGCGAACTATTAACTGTTCACTATTCACTGTTAACTGCCCTTAATCATCCCATCAATTTATCAACAACCCGGAGCGGGAAGTTGCGCATGGCCACGCCCATGGGCGCCCAGGGCCAGGCAGGTACGGCTGCGTTCATCACTTCTTTCTCGATATTTTTTACCAGCGCCTTGCAGCCGGTTTCTGTATCCACAATGAACGGTGTGTTCTTCAGCTTCTCGTTGATTTCCGAACGAATGAAGCCGGGGAACAAGGTGGTGACCTTGATGGGGGTGTCGGCCAGTTCCATCTGCAGGCCCTCTGCCAACATCGCCACGCCCGCCTTGGTGGCGGCATAGGTGGTGAGATTGCGCTTCATGCCGCGCATGGCGCTCATGGAAGACACTATCACCAGGTGACCACTGTTCTGGGCCCGGAAAATTTCCATGGCGGCTTCCATCTGTGCCAGGGCTGCCACGAAATTGACCTCCGCAGTTTGACGGTTGGCATGAAAGTAGCCGGTACCCAGCGGCTGGCCCTTGCCCACGCCAGCATTGACGATCACGCGATCAATCCCGCCCAGCTCGGTGCGGAAAGCATCGAACACCGCGAACACCTGATCATAATCCGCCACGTCGAGTGGCTTGATCAGCACCCGGATATCGGGGTGTTTCGCTTCCAGTTCTGCTTTCAGTTTTTCCAGTCGGTCCACGCGTCGTGCACACAGTGCCAGATTGCGCCCCTTGGCGGCGAAGATGCGAGCCATGCCTTCGCCAAGGCCGGAGCTGGCGCCGGTGATGAGGATGTTCTTGCGGATGGGCATGGTTTTTTCTCCATAGAAGGCTTTAGCAAAGGCGCCGCTTGAGACAATGCCCGGGCGCAGCAATTGAGTAGCGAGTTTCGAGTGACGAGTTGCGAAAATCAAAAGCGATAAAGAAAGACCTTTGGCTTTTAGCTAGAGCCGGTTTTGCTCTTCGAAACTCGTATTTATCGATACGTCACCTGCTCCGTCGGCAGATGCAAATGTTCGTTCACCGACACTAGCCGCAATGAGCCTGCATTCACAACCAGTCTTGTCACACTGGTGTTGATCAGTGTGCGGTTCCAGGTAAGCAGGGCCTCGTCGTTCAGTTGCATCAGATGCTGGATGATGACGCTGATGGCGCCGCCGGAGGTGAAGACCAGCGCGCTGTCGCCCTTGCTCAGGCCGTTGCCAAGGCTATAGATGCTGGCCAGTACCCGCTCACGGAACTGGGGCCAGCTTTCGCTGTAGTTGTCCTTTCCCTGTTGCCAGCGACGCACGGCTTGCTCGAAGCGTTGCTGGAATACCTTGCGGGGGTTTGGCTGGGTGCCGAGCCAGGCGGTGACTTCACCATGGTCTGCGGCCATGGGCCAGTCCAGCGCCAGGATTTCCTTGTGGTTGTACTCGTTGAACCCGGTATCGGTGCGCCACTGAGCCGGCAGGCCCAACTCGTTGAGTGTGGCTTCGGCGGTCTCGGTGTGGCGGCGCATGGTGCCGCAGATGGCCAGGGGCACCCCCAGATCCTGGGTTTGCATGGCGCGGCCGAGGATGCGGCTCTGTTCCCAGCCCTGCTCGGAGAGTTGGTCATAGTCAGGCTTGCCAAAGCTGGCCTGACCATGGCGAACCAGGTAGATCACCGGCATCAGGCAGATTCCGCCTTCTTGATCTGGTGCTCCATGCGGCTGGCGCTGTCACGCATGACCCGGCGAAACAAAACGGGGACAAAGCGTTTGATGAACCAGGCGCGGCGGGCACTCTTGTGCGGAATCAGCATGAACTGCTTGCGGGCCACCGCCTGTTTGATCTTCTCGGCGATCTGCTCTGCGGTGAGTTCGTCACTGGACAGTAACTTGTCGACCATCTCCACCATCCCCGGCTCCGGTGAGCGAACTGATTCATGCAGGTTGGTGCGGAAGAAACCGGGGCATACCACAGTGCAGCCAATGTTATGGATGGATAGCTCGTTACGCAGGGTTTCCGACAGGGCAATGACCCCGGCCTTGGTCACGTTATAGCTGCCCATCACCGGGGCATTCATCAGGCCCGCCAGAGACGCGATATTGACGATATGGCCGTGGCCCTGACGCTTCATCATCGGCACAAACACCTTGCAGCCCCGTACCGGGCCTTTCACGTTGATATCGAAAATCCAGTCCCAGTCCGCCATGTCACCACGATCGATCCGGGCGGCGGCCGCAACGCCGGCGTTGTTGACCAGTACATCAAGGCCGCCCCAGTTCTGCTCGAGCCATTCCCGTGCAGCATTGAAGCTGGCGGCATCGCGCACATCCAGATACTGAAATTCCACCGTGCCGGGCAAGGCTGACAGGGCCTGCATCGTTTCCCGGCCGCGTTCTTCATTTACGTCACCGATAAACACCCGGGCGCCGTCTCTGGCCCAGGCCTCCGCCATGGCGCGCCCCAGTCCGGAGGCACCCCCGGTAATCAAGATACGTTGCGAGTTCTGGCCCATGATTTGTCCTGTGTTTGCGGGGTTTCGGCCGCAGGCCGGGCGTCCCGCGTCAGGCATCCGGCGTCATGCAGCTATCCATTGACCGATGCTAGTAAGCAGGTTTCAATTAATCAAATGAATTACCAACATGAAAACGGATTAGTTTCATGCATGTTTCGCGCTTTGATCTCAATCTCTTCGTGGTCTTCGATGCCATTTACACGGAAGGGTCGCTGACCCGTGCTGCGAAGGTACTGAACCTGACGCAGCCGGCAGTCAGCCATGCGTTGGGGCGTCTGCGTGATCGTCTTGATGACCCCCTGTTTGTCCGTCAGGGCAGTCGGATGGTACCCACCGCCCGGGCGCGGGCCATGATCAGTCCGGTGCGGCATTCCCTGGGTGGTTTTCAGCGTTGTCTTAGTGACGAGGGGGGCTTTGATGCGGCAGAAGCCGAGCGCACCTTCGTGCTTGGCCTGCGTGATGGTCTGGAAGGGTGTCTGCTACCGCCGCTGATGGCGCAAGTGATGAATGAGGCACCGGGGGTGAAACTGCAATCACTGACCATCCGCCGCCGCCAGATGGCCACGGAGCTGGCCAGTGGGCGGCTGGATCTGGCCTGCGATGTGATGCTCGCCATGCCGGAAACCATTGAACACGTGCCGGTGTTGTCCGGCCCCATGGTGGTCATGATGAGGGAAGGACATCCGTTGTCGGAAGGCATGGACCTGCCTGCCTACCTGGCAGCGCAGCATGTGTTGGTGTCGTCCCGCCGCGAAGGGCCAGGGCTGGAAGATTTCGGGCTGGCGCGGCTGGGTTACCGGCGTCATATCCGCATGCGTTGCCAGCACTACCAGGCAGCCATCAGTACCGTTCAGCAAACTGATCTGTTGTTGTCGCTACCGGCCACCCTGGCCGGCCGCCTGTCCCGCGAAGCCATGACTATCCAGCCCTTGCCAGCCGAACTCAGCGATCTGGAAATGCATCTGTACTGGCACCGGGACCAGAGTGGTGACCCTGCTCATGGCTGGTTGCGGGAAAAGGTGTTGGGGCTGCTGCGGGAGCAGCAGGAAGGCAGTTAAAGGCAGTGAATAGTTAACAGTGAATAGTGAACAGCAGCGCGATAGCGCGTTATTGTGACTGCAATGTTTAAGGCCGCGCCCGGATTTCGGACGCGGCCTTTTGCGTTTTAAAATAATAAAAAATAAACAAATACTTGGCAGGTTATGCCGGTCGGGCACTGTTCACTAAAAGCTTTCCTTCAAATCCCGGGCTCTCTTCCACTCGCACCTCATTGGCCTTCACGGTCTCGCCGCATTGGCGGCATTGCAGCTGGGCTTCCAGAGTGTGACCGCAGGTTGTGTGGATGCGGTTGAGCGGAGCGCCGTGCTCGCCGGCCAGATACTTGTCGCCCCACTGGGCCAGGTGCACGATCACCGGGTACAGGTCCTTGCCTTTCACCGTCAGGCGGTATTCATGGCGCAGGGGCCGTTGCTGGTACGCCACCTTTTCCAGAATGCCACCTTCGGTCAGCTTGCGCAGCCGGTCGCTCAGCACATGACGGGTGACTCCCAGACGCTGCTGAAAATCGTCGAACCGTCTGACCCCGAGAAAGCAGTCCCTCAGCACCAGCAAGGTCCAGTTGTCGCCCACAATTGCCAGTGTGCGAGCCAGTGAGCAGGGTTGTTGATCGATATCTTGCCAGCGCATGAAAATCTCCCGAAAGATGGCTCTGATCATACCCGGTTGACGAGTTCCAAAAAAGAACCCACTATTAGTTCCTAATTGGAACTAACCAGGGCCGGGCCTGTGGGGAGAGAAAAATGAGTCATGCAGCCATGCTGGTGATTGGTGCCGGTGATGCCACCGGCGGTGCCATTGCAAAGCGCTTTGCCCGTGAGGGTTATCGGGTCTGCGTCACCCGTCGTACGGAAGAGGCAGTGTCACCGCTGGTGGAGTCCATTCAGCAGGACGGTGGCTGGGCGAGGGGCTTTGGCTGCGATGCCCGTGATGAAGAGGCCATGACCGCCCTTTTCGATACCATCGAGCAGGACGTGGGGCCGCTGGAAGTGGTGGTATTCAACATCGGCGCCAACGTGATGTTCCCGATCCGCGAGACCACGACACGGGTTTATCGCAAGGTCTGGGAGATGGCCGCCTTTGCCGGTTTCCTGGCCGGCAGGGAGGCGGCCAGGGTGATGGTGCCACGGCAGAAAGGCACCATTATTTTCACTGGCGCCACCGCATCGCTGCGCGGCAGCAGCGGCTTTTCAGCTTTTGCCAGCGCCAAGTTTGCACTGCGGGCGCTGGCCCAGAGCATGGCTCGCGAGCTCGGTCCCCAGGGAATTCATGTGGCGCATCCCATTATTGATGGCGCCATTGATACGGCGTTTATTCGCGACAATTTTCCGGCCATGTATGCCAAAAAAGCGCAAGACGGCATCCTCAATCCCGAACACATTGCCGACAGTTATTGGATGCTCCACCAGCAGCCCAGAGATGCCTGGACCCACGAACTGGATCTGCGCCCCTGGATGGAAACGTTTTAATCATCACGGCATGCATCACGCCGCACAAGAATGAAAACATCAGCATGGCCTTTCTCTGCAGATCTTTCTGCATAGGACGTGCAATAAAGTGGAATCGCAACGACACAATAAAGGACACGTAAATGAGCAAGACAGTCGAGTTTATTTTTGATGTGGGCAGTCCGACGGCCTACCTGGCCTGGACCCAGCTGGAAGCGATGTGTGATCGCACCGGTGCAGAACTGCAACTGACTCCGGTGTTACTCGGCGGCATTTTCAAGGCCACTGGCAATAACCCTCCCGGCGCGGTGCCGGCCAAGGGCATGTACATGATGAGAGATCTGGCCCGTTACGCGCAGCGTTATCAAGTGTCGCTGAACATGAACCCGCATTTCCCGGTGAACACCCTGATGCCCATGCGAATCGTTACGGCTGCCATCGGCACGCCGGAGCTGAATGCCGTCGTGAAGGCACTCTATGACGCCATGTGGAAAAGCCCCTGTAAATTGTCGGAGACGGAGGAGCTGACAAGAGTGTTGAGCG belongs to Alcanivorax sediminis and includes:
- a CDS encoding SDR family oxidoreductase — encoded protein: MSHAAMLVIGAGDATGGAIAKRFAREGYRVCVTRRTEEAVSPLVESIQQDGGWARGFGCDARDEEAMTALFDTIEQDVGPLEVVVFNIGANVMFPIRETTTRVYRKVWEMAAFAGFLAGREAARVMVPRQKGTIIFTGATASLRGSSGFSAFASAKFALRALAQSMARELGPQGIHVAHPIIDGAIDTAFIRDNFPAMYAKKAQDGILNPEHIADSYWMLHQQPRDAWTHELDLRPWMETF
- a CDS encoding 2-hydroxychromene-2-carboxylate isomerase produces the protein MSKTVEFIFDVGSPTAYLAWTQLEAMCDRTGAELQLTPVLLGGIFKATGNNPPGAVPAKGMYMMRDLARYAQRYQVSLNMNPHFPVNTLMPMRIVTAAIGTPELNAVVKALYDAMWKSPCKLSETEELTRVLSEAGLDAEHWLSRAADESVKDTLKANTEAAVKRGVFGAPTLFVGNEMFFGQDRLDFVEEALA